The sequence GGATTATCCTAACATATGTGACGGGAAGAAGGGAAGCGGAACTTGGAGCAGAGGGAGAAGGAGTTTTAAAGTTGGACTAACGAGCGCGATCAGGAATGGCGGACATAAAATATGAAACTCTCTGCCAAAAAGCCTAACGACCAATGGATGCTATAATTCGAAGGCCAACAGACAAGAGCTGCGTGTGTCTCCAAGGATATCGGACGCATTGGACGCATTGTTGTTTAGACTTGCAGCTTGGAAGGCCGCCTAAGTTGTTTGTTATGCAGCTGTGTCGAGTTGCAGCACACCccgccccccccccccaccaccaaaattcaGCCGTCAACTCCATACTCTTTCTTGGTCGAGGCCCCTCGATTTCATCACCATCAAGAAGCGAAGTTTTCTGCTCAGAAAATTCACCGAGGGTCGCAGGTGATGATATTTAGCGAGCCAACTAGACCGATTTCTTTGAATATAGAGGTCTTTGCATTGGTGACGACTAGTCAGTACTTCCCGATGGCCGTTCACATTTCAACCTTTCTCTGGTCTGCGTCGTTGGTGTTCGTAAACATGGGCTTCAGATACCTAGATGCAAATGGATTCCTTTTGTTTATTCGATCGGAGGAAACTCGGCTAGTTTCCCTCGTTGCTTATCAATCTTGGCTGTGTGATGACGGCCTATCTTACCTTTATCATCGATAATTATGATTCACTTCCTGAGGTCGTAGTATTTTCGCCCGGCGCATATTACCACGGGGCATAATGGCGGCTTGGAGCAACCGATGGCGATGCTTGTGAAATGGTTATATATGAACAGGGTCCCCGCCGCTCGTTTTCCGGCATGTATGTGCACCTCTTAAATGTTACTCGTGAATAGGTGCCAGCGCGAATTGGAGCAATATGTTGCGCACGATTTGCTGTGAGCAGAGGTCGCATCCGTCAAAGGTCTCGAAGTGACTATATTCGGATGAAAAGTGGTCCTTGACCGCTGATTTTGACAAGCAAGCGATAGATTGGGTCTCTGTCATATTATTGTTAAAAatgatgtactccgtatggagtagTGTGAGCGCTTTATTTTTGATGTTCTAACATCAACTAACCCGTATGTGGCAGATGCCTGGTGCATGAACAATGTATATTTGTGGGTCGGAAATGGTGCGACTGAGGATGAGGACGATCGAAGCCATATTTGACCAGAGGCATCATGGCTGCCCGTCCTGTTCAAAATGGCAAACTCCAGATAGAGGGACTCTTGGATCGTCAATATATGGGCTCTGCACTCTGTATATAGTTAGGAGTTTTGCATAATTACGTATATCTAGGTTATGTCTAAGAGCTAAAATTCGCAAAGGGGTATCGTGCTTTGGCTTCCATGAGCCAAAATGCAAAAATTCTTTGATACCACAGGTTAGGGGCATGTTAGGGGCGGGCTCGGGGCACTGAGGGTAATCTCCCGGGGGTGTTTAGGGTTAAAGGGATGCCGCGAGTTCCTGAGCGTGCTTCTCCAGGTCAGTTCCCCTCAGTCTTGGCGCGATGGTTCTGCTTATATAATAAGAGCTATCGATGATCTAGCTCTGATTAGGTTTAGCGTGGCGGCCTTGCTAGCGAGGGGCGCTAAGTGGACCAGACTGAAGTGACGAAAGAAGGCAGACGCCGCCTCATGAACTCTTCAAAAAGTGTCCTACCTTCCCACCACCTCCCGCCCAGCCGTCTTCCTTCATCTTTCATTTTGTGCCTGACACCTCAACCTGGTGTTCTTTCTCAGCTCTGGAACTGCACTGGTTACCCATATACTACCCACATCTCCTGTATTCTTTGACTCTTCTGTCTCCTCCGCTTGCTTTTCAAGTCCACCTCACAAGCGACGCCACATCATGAAGCTCACATTCAGGGTGGGATACCAGTCTTTATATTTCACGGGCTGGGACAGCCATATACTAATATGTTGCTTTGCATCATAGGATTTAAAGCAGCAGAAGTTTACTATAGAAGCTGAGCCATCAGAAACGGTGAGTTCCAATATCTCAGCTTTGCCTGCTTGTGATACTGATGTGCCTGCCTAGATCGGCCAGctgaaagagaagatttccCAGGAAAAGGGCTGGGATGCTGCGCAACAGAAGCTTATCTACTCTGGTGGGTCATGACTTGAACATAATTGATTGACTGGCTTCTTATTTCTCGCTGAAATCTAGGCAAGATCCTTCAAGATGTGAACACCATTGAATCATATAATATCGAAGAGAAAGGCTTTATAGTCTGCATGGTTTCCAAGGTATATACGGTGCCAATTACCAGTTGCGATTCTTCTTCACAACTTGCTAATCCATTACCCTGTAGCCCAAAGCGCAGCCTGCCCCGTCCACTCCCGCCGGCCCTTCTCAGACACCAGCCACACCCGCCGCCCCATCGTCTACGCCAGCTGCGCCTTctgcccccgcccccgctACAAATGCTCCTTCAGCTCCCCCAGCGACGCCATCACCAGCAACTGCTGGAGCCACTTTCAATGACCCATCGGCCCTCTTGATGGGTCCTCAGAGCGAAACAGCTGTTCAGCAAATGGAAGCCATGGGATTCGCTAGGGATGACATCCAAAGAGCCATGAGAGCTGCATTTTTTAACCCCGACCGTGCTATTGAGTATCTATTGAGTGTAAGTGTCATTTCGTTTTGTCTTTGGATTAAAGCATTGCTTGGGCCGTTCTTATTAACTCCGTCAGGGCATCCCGGATCATGCTGAACAAGAGGCTGCCCGCCAGCAAGCGCGCGCGACTGCCCCGTCCAATGCCGCAGCGCCCGCGTCTACCCAACCTGCTGCGAATACTGAATCCGAGGAACCGGTTAATCTTTTTGAGGCTGCGGCTCAGGCTGCCCAAGGAGGTGGTGGCGCACGTGGAACCCGTGGCGGAGCAACAACAGGAGAAGGCTTGAACAATCTCGAATTCTTGCGAAACAACCCCCACTTCCAACAACTGAGACAGTTGGTACAGCAGCAACCTCAAATGCTTGAACCGATTCTCCAACAAGTCGGTGCAGGCAATCCACAGCTTGCTCAACTTATCGGTCAAAACCAGGAACAATTTTTGCAGTTACTGAGCGAAGATATTGATGACGATGCACAGCTTCCACCAGGTGCTCATGCAATTAGTGTTACCGAGGAGGAGAGAGACGCTATTGAACGGGTAAGATACCATCTCAAGTGTATTCATGGCGCGCAAGTTTTCTAATTCTTTCATTACAGCTTTGCCGGTTGGGATTTTCTCGGGATGCTGTTATCCAGGCCTACTTTGCATGCGATAAAAACGAAGAACTTGCGGCTAATTTCCTCTTCGAGCAACCGGAAGACGAAGGCGATAACTAAAACAGTCTTATGTCTCATTATCTCTAGGAAACCTCCATTAATGACCCACTTTCACCTCCCCTCACCTCCATGAGCATAGCACCCTCTATCCCTGCCTCTATGCTCTGCGCCTTTAAAGCAAGCAGCAGTTTATGAACTGAAATTGTGAAGCCCCCCGGCCGCTGGACTTTGTGGCATTTAATCCGTTGCTAGCTTTAGTTGTTGAGTACCAGATCATCATTCCAGTTATTTAGTGGTCGTGATTTATTGACTCAAGGACTGATGTTTCTCATGAGTTGAACATGAAGCAATTTTGACAGCCAGTTGTGCCATATTTCATTTTGTGTTTTCTGGTTTGGAGAGAAAATTGTAAAATGCTCGGGTACCCCCCAGGGGTATTAGCTGGGGCATTAATTAACTGAGGGTTGCTCGCACTTGTCAACtgaatcttgatatagtTTAAGTGCCATTATGTAGTTATACACACCTGTACTCTGTGTGGAGTAATACTGTACTTTCGGGCATACATCAAGAATGAACTTGTTTGGGTTCGCCTTGGTGCAGGTGGGGGAGCAACGTGGGAGCAGTTGAACTCGCAAGGCCAGGGGTTCCTTTTGTTGCTTCACCTTCGCTTTCGCGTCTGCGGCATGGGGTAAATCTATTATTATTGTGTTGCAACACAACACCCATTTCAGTggcttgattttttcttttctttggagcAACATTGTATTTAACAGCAATGCTGAAGCTGTTCTGCAGCACTGGTACCTTCAACCAGAGATCACCAGAGCATGTTTACTTGGCCACTTGTCCTGTCGCGTAACCATCCCAGCAAGAACAATGTGGAGACGAACCTATCTTATCTTGCTGGTTATTCGCATTTATTTTGCATTGTCGCCGAGCTACCTTCATCCTGATGAGAACTTCCAAGGTCCCGAGATTTTTGCTGGTGAGCATCTGCCTAGTCGTGAAGTGCACACCACTAGCCCCTTGCTGCTCTCTCTGTCACCATGCTCAGCAATGATGGCAAATACCCTGTAGCTGATCTGCTAACATCACAGTTTGTAGAGCAAGTCTATTCGTACCCTGCGCACCTCACTTGGGAATTTACGTCGTCCAAGCCCATCCGAAGCATCTTCCCGCTATGGCTCAGTTACGGCTTGCCTATGACCGTCTTGAAGTGGTTCTGGACCGAAACCGGCTCCGGAAGTACGCCGCCATACCTGATATACTACGTGCTTCGCGGGACGATGTTCGGACTTAGCTTTGTGCTGGAAGATTGGGCTATACATGAATTGATTACTTCCCCGCGCCATCGTCGTGAGGCAGTGGTTCTGGTGGCTTCTTCTTATGTTACGTGGACATATCAGACGCATACCTTCTCGAATTCGCTGGAGACCTTGCTTGTAGCTTGGAGCTTAGTGGTTATTCAAAGGATCCTGGAGAATAGAGTGGGCTTTACTTCCATGCGCGCTCAGAATAGCCCCTGGGTTGTGACAACGTATTGGGAAAGTTGCTGATATCCGATGTAGCAGCATTCCTCCGTACTGGCTTGTTCAATTCTTGCTTTTACAGTTGTTGCCGGCGTGTTTAATCGAATTACATTTCCCGCATTCATTGCGATACCCGCGGTTCAGCTGATTCCCCATTTCTTTAAAAAGTACGCTTACATATGCTTGGAGATCGCACCGATACGGCAGACAGGCTAATGATGCTCCACAGGCCTTTTGCATTCGtttctctcgctctctctgGAATCATCTTTTCACTGGTCGCGATATACGCTGATACGAGCTTTTACAGCTCTTCCCCAGTCTCAATTTCTGACATTTTCCGGAAACCGATTATCACCCCGCTCAACAATCTCCTTTACAACTCGGACAAAACCAACCTTGCATCCCATGGTCTCCATCCTCATTATCAACATTTCCTTATCAACGCACCGCAATTGCTTGGCCCCGTGTATGTCCTTCTAATTGCCTCTATTTTCTCCCGTTCGAGCCGGTCGAATTTTTCGCTTCTGAATATGAGAGCTCTCTCTGCCCTGACAGGCACCCTAATCCTGTCAGTATTCCCACACCAGGAATCCCGCTTTTTGATCCCTTGCGTTCCACTCTTACTCACCTGCTTCCGATTACCGAATCCTCGCGTATTTCTTGTTACATGGATAGCGTTCAATAGCATCATGGGCCTCCTTCTCGGCGTTTATCACCAGGGTGGGATCATTCCCGCACAGCTTCAGATACCAACCATCATATCAAATTTGAATCCCGGCCTGGAGAAAGGGCCGGCTTCTCAAGAGACTGCGAATGTGTTTTGGTGGAAGACGTATTCCCCGCCGTTGTGGCTTCTAGGGGATGCCGCAAATATTACCATTAAGACTCACGATCTCATGGGAATACCAGGTCGTGATATGCTTGAGAAACTTAGGAAAACTATACCGCGGTGCAGCGACGGCTCCATTCTTCGATACCCTAGATTCTCGGGGTCTAAATCCAATAATGATCGGCGTGTGGTCAATCCGACTCTGCTCGTTGCTCCGAACTCTGCTACTTTCCTTGATCAGTACGTGCGATCTGAGAATAAAGACGAGAGCCAGGACGATCGGTTGTCTTTGCAATTAGACCCTCTTTGGAGGTATGACTGCCATCTACATCTTGATGATATGGACTTTGGCGATGATGGGATTTTACCCACATTGAAACGGGTGGTGGGCCGACGTGGGTTGAATGTTTGGCTTGTTACCAGGGCATGTGGGTAATCTAATTTATCTACTCTTTACGGATGCATATGTTTGGAGGGGATCTTTTTACTGGTGCATTATCCATGATTTTTTTCGGATGAATTTGCAGATACCCCTGTTCAGGCTAAGCTCCTGCTGTAATTCCATTTCATAAAACTGATACCTGTGGGATTACtgttatttttttattcCATTTGGTCTCTTTGCAGACTTAGCCTGCAGAAGATAATGCTTGAAATCACCAATTTCGGTTCATCATGGTGAACAATAGACGAAAGGAAAACTTTCAAATAAAATCCATATTAGACGCAAAAATGCTCGATGTAGCCATATCCTTCCTCCAGTGATATCTCGCGGGCTCAGCTGCCTATGGATATTGTCATTGCGGCCTCCTCTATTACTTGGTATAGAATGGGGGAATTTCCCCAAGGCAGGTCCAATATTGTGGGTGACAATTCACCAAATGGCCCCCAATGACCTGCATTGATATGCAATCACTGGCTTTGTGAGTCTTAAGACGAGACCTTCCAAAGTAGTGATGCTTGTCTGATTAACAATGGAAATACGTGCATCATGGATTAACTTCCAGGGAAGTTTGCTTGGCCGGCTGGCTGGCGACATAATATCACGTGACCGATTTGAGTGATGCCTGCCCGCTCCCCACATCATAGTGGCCTGTTGTTACCCGCTAAGCTCCTTCTATGGTTAACTCTCTTCCCATTGTTCATAAATACCAGACTCTTGCTGCTCTGTCTCCATCTTTTCCCTTCATTTCCACATCTCTTCTCCTCCATACTTACTGTCTAGCACCTCTGTCCTTCAAACAAGCTCTTTTTGGGGTTTGTGACAGTCAGTCAGGAGACAACTCCGGTGGAAGGTGGGTATTTTCAAGGGTGACATCTTCTCTCTGAGTGTCAAGAATATAAGCTGACTGACTATGTTCTTGGGATTTTGATGTTCAGCTTATTCTAGTAGACACTTATCGAGCGAAATAATTACACCATGTCTTCCACAGCGACGAGCAAGATTACTCTTACCAGCTCCGATGGAGTCGAGATGTCCATGGGTATGTTATCAGTAGCCCTTTGGCAGAAACTGCGATCCTACAGCTAGGAGACGCACTGACTTTACACCGAATAGAGCGTCAGGTTGCTGAGCGATCCGTCCTTATCAAGAACATGCTTGAAGACCTCGGTGACTCTGGAGAACCTATTCCAATTCCAAATGTGAGCTAGGGCACGAAGAGTGCTTCGAAATTGGGCCTTTACTGATTTCAATCCTACAAGGTCAATGAATCCGTCTTGAGAAAAGTTGTTGAATGGTGCGAACACCACAAAAACGATCCTCCTAGCACTGGCGATGATGACAACGACTCGCGCCGCAAGACTACCGATATCGACGAATGGGACCAGAAGTTTATGCAAGTTGACCAGGAGATGCTTTTCGAGATCATCTTGGTATGTGACATGTCTTCAATCCACGTGTAGAGCGCAAAAAGCAGAgtgcttctcttcttttggCCTCTGATGTACCTGAGGTGCGAGGTGTTAAGTGTCATGCTAGGCGGCAAACTACCTTGATATCAAGGCTTTGCTTGATGTCGGCTGCAAGACTGTCGCCAACATGATTAAAGGAAAGTCCCCCGAGGAGATTAGAAAGACCTTCAACATCCAGAACGACTTCACTCCCGAGGAAGAAGATCAGATCCGCCGCGAGAACGAGTGGGCTGAGGAGTAAGTGTCTTACTTTTGCATGTTTTGATAACTTTCTACTGCTAACCATTTGATTTGTCGCAGCCGTTAAATCAAGCGCCGGTTGACCCTCGAAAATCTCCTTGGCTACATTAGTTGCGGAGCACGTTGATGTCTCTTGAAAGAACTTCAGGATGTGCATTTCGTGGTGACCCGAACCGGCTTTTCAATTGTGATGACACTTGTGTTTCAATTTATGGATTGGGTTCGTGCTGGGCGTTTGGTGTGTGTGGCCATTAGGCTCATACTGGTTTTGTACCTTTG is a genomic window of Coccidioides posadasii str. Silveira chromosome 3, complete sequence containing:
- a CDS encoding uncharacterized protein (BUSCO:416914at4751~EggNog:ENOG410PIGA~COG:L~BUSCO:13065at33183), which encodes MKLTFRDLKQQKFTIEAEPSETIGQLKEKISQEKGWDAAQQKLIYSGKILQDVNTIESYNIEEKGFIVCMVSKPKAQPAPSTPAGPSQTPATPAAPSSTPAAPSAPAPATNAPSAPPATPSPATAGATFNDPSALLMGPQSETAVQQMEAMGFARDDIQRAMRAAFFNPDRAIEYLLSGIPDHAEQEAARQQARATAPSNAAAPASTQPAANTESEEPVNLFEAAAQAAQGGGGARGTRGGATTGEGLNNLEFLRNNPHFQQLRQLVQQQPQMLEPILQQVGAGNPQLAQLIGQNQEQFLQLLSEDIDDDAQLPPGAHAISVTEEERDAIERLCRLGFSRDAVIQAYFACDKNEELAANFLFEQPEDEGDN
- a CDS encoding uncharacterized protein (EggNog:ENOG410PN0Q~COG:O~BUSCO:14108at33183), with product MSSTATSKITLTSSDGVEMSMERQVAERSVLIKNMLEDLGDSGEPIPIPNVNESVLRKVVEWCEHHKNDPPSTGDDDNDSRRKTTDIDEWDQKFMQVDQEMLFEIILAANYLDIKALLDVGCKTVANMIKGKSPEEIRKTFNIQNDFTPEEEDQIRRENEWAEDR
- the SMP3 gene encoding alpha 1,2 mannosyltransferase (CAZy:GT22~EggNog:ENOG410PG7I~COG:G~TransMembrane:9 (o6-23i59-77o89-110i144-161o167-188i209-228o276-295i307-324o350-369i)~BUSCO:4640at33183); this translates as MWRRTYLILLVIRIYFALSPSYLHPDENFQGPEIFAEQVYSYPAHLTWEFTSSKPIRSIFPLWLSYGLPMTVLKWFWTETGSGSTPPYLIYYVLRGTMFGLSFVLEDWAIHELITSPRHRREAVVLVASSYVTWTYQTHTFSNSLETLLVAWSLVVIQRILENRQHSSVLACSILAFTVVAGVFNRITFPAFIAIPAVQLIPHFFKKPFAFVSLALSGIIFSLVAIYADTSFYSSSPVSISDIFRKPIITPLNNLLYNSDKTNLASHGLHPHYQHFLINAPQLLGPVYVLLIASIFSRSSRSNFSLLNMRALSALTGTLILSVFPHQESRFLIPCVPLLLTCFRLPNPRVFLVTWIAFNSIMGLLLGVYHQGGIIPAQLQIPTIISNLNPGLEKGPASQETANVFWWKTYSPPLWLLGDAANITIKTHDLMGIPGRDMLEKLRKTIPRCSDGSILRYPRFSGSKSNNDRRVVNPTLLVAPNSATFLDQYVRSENKDESQDDRLSLQLDPLWRYDCHLHLDDMDFGDDGILPTLKRVVGRRGLNVWLVTRACG